GAAGACGAAAGTAATTTCGCAGCAGATGAAGCATGGAAGGCTATGGAGCTTTTTGATCATGAGATGCAGGAAAAAGGAAGAATGATCCTTGAGCAAGTCGAAGAGGAAAATCGCATTGCCATTCTTATGATCGGACGTCCTTACCATTCTGATCCAGGACTTAACCACAGCATATTGGATGAATTTCAGGTGTTAGGCTATCCGATTCTATCGATGCGCTCCATTCCGAAAGATGAAACTTGGCTGCGCCCATTTTTCAAAGATGATTTAGAAAGTGGAAGAGTGAATCATGCTTTGGAAGTAACTGATGTGTGGCCTGAAAATTTCAGTTCAAATAGTGTTCAGAAGGTGTGGGCTGCTAAGTTCTCGGCTAGACATCCTAATGTAGCGGTATTGGATCTTTCCAATTTTAAATGCGGACATGATGCCCCTACTTATGGGATGATTGATTCCATTATTTCAACTGCTAACACTCCTTATTCCGCACTTCATGATATCGATGCGAATAAACCAAGTGGCTCCATTAAAATCCGTGTTAAAACCTATGCACATAGTTTAGGACTGCATGAGGAGAAGATGCAAGATTTAGCGCAAAAGAAGATTCAATTACAGGAACTGATTGAACAAAAGCGTTTCGAATTACTGCAGCAATCGAACCAAGAGAAAAAAGCTATATCTGAATAAATAAGAAGGAGTTGATTTGAAAATGCGTAAATCAAAAAAACGAGAAGTTGTTAAGGATAGTTACCAGCCGGATTATTATTTTCAAAAAGAATTAAACCGGTATCAGGCTGAACAAGAAGCAGAATTAGGTCTGGGTCAACCAAAAGCACAATGGTTTGACCCGGTTCCCCGCCAATTTTTTGCAAAGGACAAAGATTCCACAACCATTCTTTTTGGTGGTCTTACCATGATCCATGACTACTTAATGGAAGGAGCGCTTAAAGGATTGGGATATCATGTCAAACACATGGATTGTCCAGATACAGAATCTCTCCGTTTTGGTAAGGAATATGGGAATCGCGGGCAATGTAATCCAACGTACTTTACTGTTGGGAATCTGATCAAATATCTTACTTATCTTCGAGATGTTGAAGGAAAATCAAAGGAACAAATTGTAAGTCAGTATCTATTCATTACAAGCGGTTCTTGTGGTCCTTGCCGTTTTGGTACCTACGTAACAGAATATCGGAAGGCACTAAGGGATGCTGGATTTGATGGGTTTCGAGTTTTGCTCTTTCAGCAGCAGAGTGGCTTAAAACAGGTTACAGGTCAAGAGTCTGCTCTCAAATTAGATAGTTCATTTTTCCTTACTTTTTTAAAGGCTGTATTGATCGGAGATATTTTGAATGCATTAGGGTATCGCATCCGCCCATATGAAGTGGAAGAGGGGTCTACTAATGCTGCCCTTGAACGCTGCAAAGAGCATTTATATAAAGCTTTCAGCGAACGTAAACAACTTATGCCGGCTTTATACCGATGTCGAAAAGAGCTTCAAGCTGTAAAAGTCGACAGAACTCGGGTAAAACCAAAAGTAAGCATTATTGGAGAGTTCTGGGCGATGACGACTGAAGGAGAAGGCAATTATCAACTGCAAAGTTTTTTGGAAAGTGAGGGTGCCGAGGTAGAAGTGCAGTCTGTCACTGCATGGATCTTATTTTTAATTTGGGAAGGACAGTATGATACTCGCAAACGGATGCATTTACGTGAAGCGGATTCCGAAAGTAAAGGTTTAAAAGGAAAGAATCCTTTAAAACGTTTACTCATTTTAGGGTTAGCTGATCGTACTGTACGCGGGATGTTCTATACCTATGCCAGAGCAATCGGGCTTCGCGGATATCACTTACCTAATATGGATGAAATAGCTAAGGTGGCCGATTCGCATTATAATAACCACCTAAGGGGTGGTGAAGGACATATGGAAGTCGGCAAACTTATTCTTAATGTGAAGAAACGGAAAGTAAATATGACTATTTCTGTTAAGCCATTCGGATGCATGCCTTCATCAGGTGTTTCTGATGGAGTTCAGTCACTCATTACTGAGATTCACCCTGAAGCGATTTTTCTTCCTATTGAAACGACGGGAGATGGGGCAATTAATGTTTATAGCAGAATACAAATGATGTTGTTTAAGGCTAAACAGGCTGCTCAGAAAGAATTCGATGAAGCTTTAGTCAAAAAGGGCTTTTCCGTAGAGCATCTTCAGAAAAATATTTACAATCGTTCGCCTATATCGGAACCCTTGAAGGTAAGTAAACATTCTGTTGCATGTACATCAGCAAATATTGTTTATCATCTTTAAGGGGAATTGAGACAAACGAAGACTTAATTATTACGTGATAATAATGTTGTTTTAAAAGATAATAAGGTCATTTAAAAAAGTTGTTTAAAATCGGATGCACAAACCAGTGTTATACCGTTTTTTAAATAACTTTTTTGATACGGAAAAAAATTTAATGATAGAAAAGGTTTTATCCTGAATTTTTTTTTATGATTTTCATGAAAAGGGTACACTTCAAAGTGAGTTTTTTATAGTAACGTTGGAGTATTATCTTGTACTTACTGGTGTACTCTCATTAAAATACTCTTCTAACGTACTGTTTTGACCCATTATTTCTGCAGCTATTTCTTTTCCTACGTATCTTATATGCCACGGTTCATAAGCATATCCAGTAATGTGTTCTTTATCTTGGGGATAACGAATAATAAAACCGAATTCAGCAGCATGCTTAGCTAACCACTGTCCTTCTTTAGTAGATCCTAAGCTTTCGTGTAAAACGTTATTCACACTTGGACTAGAAACATCAATGGCAAGTCCAGTTTGATGTTCACTTGTTCCAGGGAATGCACTATATCTTCGTGCTTGTTCTTCTCCTTGTTCCTGTACATTCCAATTAAATATTGATTTTTGGGTAAGGTAAGAACGGTATCCTGAAACTCCATTTAACTGAATATTCTCTTGATCTGCTTTTTCAAATAATTGTTCCAGTGCTCTTGCAGCTTCTTCGCGCAACCATTTTTTTTCACTTTCTCCTGCAAAGGAAAAAGGAATATTTGGTTGGACAAGGTCAGTAGGTACATATTCATCTTTTAAACTTCTTTGTTTATTTACTAGTACAGCGATACTTTCTTGGTTCGTAATTTGTGGAATTTCACTTCCCCCAATTATAATTGTATCTTCCAAGTTATATTTTACTGTAATCGTCAATTGGGTTGAAAAACCTTCATATGTTGCAACAACATCAAATGTATTCCCTGTTACTGCATCATTAGAAAGGGTAAGTAATCCGTTATCTTCGATGACGGCTAGGTTTGAAGGTTGGATTTCATAAATAATATCTTCAGGGAAAACTTGAATTTCAGTTTGATCAGTTAATAAAGAATAGAGAACAAGTAAATAGTTGGATTCAGGTGATATGGTGATATGTTCTTCACTAAAAAAGATGTTTTGAATTTCATCAGATTTTATTACATTACTTGTTGTTTGATTTGATTGTTCAACTTCTTCTTGTACTACCCCTTCTGGTGAGTTTGCATTAGAAGGGATTGAGGTATTTGCACACCCTGTTAGTAATAAAGAGCTACTAATAATAGCACCTGCACTATATGTAAAAAAGCGAGATTTTAACATAAACATGTTCCTCCGATGTCTGGATTGAAATAGAAGTGATAAAGACAAAAAAAAGCCCCCTACTAGATGTAAGGTGAACTTTATTATACCATGAAAAAAGATTGACAGAAACTGAATCGTATCTTAAAATTTACCCCAAAAGGCACATTCATAGAAAGGAAATAAAATGGATAGTTCAATTATTTTTTCAGGAATCGTTCTTGGATTGTTATTTTGGTTTATATATCAGCAGTTACCAGTGAAAGGGTTAAAAACGTTAAATACAACTGATTTTTCGGAGGCACTAAATGGCAACAAATCAATAATTCTCATTGACGTTCGTGAGCCACATGAATTGAAAACAGGACACATCAAGGATGCAGTGAACATTCCACTCTCACAAATTCGAAAAAGACTAGACGAAATTCCAGAGGATAAAACCGTTATGTTATATTGTAGAAGTGGATTTCGAAGTAAAAAAGCGGCTAGAATATTAAAGAAGAAAAAAATGAATATGATTCATTTGCGTGGCGGGATGATGTCTTGGCACGGTGAGATTAAACATCCTAGGTAACCTAGGGTGTTTTTTTTATTAAGAACATGAAACCTTTTCCAGTGAATTATCGTTATATAAGTATATTAACCTTCTTTATATCAAAAAACGGAGGGGTCTAACATGTCGTATGATAAGAAAAAAATCACAAAAATATCGCTGCTAATATTAACGATATTGGCACTAACCTCGTGTAATTCACCTAATCCCAATGAAAAACAAGAAATTGAAATGGATGAACCAGAAAAAGTCCCTGTAATAGAAAACACTACGATGATCGCTATTCAGAAGAACATTTAAGGTTATTAACACTCTACTTTATGTGATAAAATGGAATTGAAATTGTTTTCATTGAGAGGAGTTTACGATGGAAAAGAATATTTTAAACACCAATGTGATTACGCAAATTGGGATTATGGTAAAAGATATTGAGAAAACCTCGCAGGTATTTGCAAATTTTTTTGGAGTAGAAACACCAGAGGCTTTTTGGACGGATGAATTGGATAAAGCAAGAACTGAATATAAAGGAAGTTCTACAAAAGCAAGAGCACGGTTAGCTTTTTTTAATATGGGATCCCTACAGTTAGAACTGATACAACCTGATGAAAATCCGAGTACATGGCGTGAGTTTCTGGATGAAAAAGGTGAGGGTGTACATCATATTGCGTTTGAGGTTAAAGGATTAACTGAGAAAATAAAAATCATGGAAAGTAAAAATATGCCGCTTGTTCAAAAAGGGGAATTTGATGGTGGTAGATATGCTTATATGGATACTAACAATGATTTAAAGGTAATTCTTGAATTATTGGAAATTGATTAATACATAACAATGATCATTAACATGCTCCTTTCGGTCCATTCTCTAAATTGAGAATGGCTTTTTTTGTAAAATAAAGCTTAATTTTGACATGTGGTCAAAGTCTTAAGTTATCTTATAAATTTGCACGAGAGTCTACGGATATTCATACAATCAATTTTAATAAATTGTTCATATGATATGATGAACGACAAATAAAAGATAGAATTCGTTCAATTATAGATAGGAGGTGTATGAAAATTGGCGTTTTGCGTTCGTATTAAGGAACCTGTAAATGCAGAAGTTAATATACAAGAATTCATTCAAGTATGTGCTTTTACAACTACCCCAACAGATAAGGAAACTTATGTTTTAGTAGCTTTGGGAGATCGTAACCAAGTGGATGATATAGATTTTGTATTTAGTGAAGGAACTTCAATAGAATTTAATGAAGTGGGAGTCCATATTTTTAATGATGTTATTCTAAATACATGTGCTAACATTATGGGTACTTTTAAAAAACCAGGTGAATATATATTTAATGTGGCTTTACTAGAGCAAGATACTAACGAACTTTTGGATGTTGAAGTTGCAGTTGTCAAAGTCTTTAAGTCTTAATCATAAACTAATAATAATAAGGACTTAATGACTTATTGTTATTATATAAAAAGAGGGGCTGACATGAGGTAAATATCTTCTATGTCAGCCTCTCTATATATGTTTTCTTAAAATTAGTTATTTTAAACGATGAAGAATGTCAAAATAGATAACAGAACGGATGTGATGACCATTGCTATAAAAGGACGCATGGCTTTTGAACGAAGTGCTTTTAGGTTTACATTTAAACCTAAACCTGCCATAGCCATCGTTAATAAAAAGGTTGTAAAGATTGATATATTACTTAAGACTTCATTAGGAATTAAAATGATATGACCAATCACATAACTTCCAACTAAACTCATTGCGATAAAGCCAACTAGGAACCATGGAAAATGAATTTTCGTATCTTCTGATTCTTCGACAGATTGTTTTTTCTTTTTCCAGTAAATAAGAATAAAACATAAAGGAACAAGTAAAAATACACGACCAAGTTTAGCCAGTAATGCAATGGCTAACACATCCTCACCAGCAGGTGCAGCAGCAGTAGCCACATTTGCTAACTCATGTAAACTAATTCCTGCCCAAATCCCAAATTGATCTGGTGTGAGTGGTAAGACTGGAAGTAACAATGCATAAATGATGGAAAATATCGTACCGACTAAAGCAATGATCCCTATACTTATTGCGGTATCTTCCTCTTTAGAATTAAGAATAGGAGAGACTGCAGCAATGGCCGCAGCACCGCAAACCCCGGTTCCGACACCAACTAACAACGATAAGTTTATATCAGTCTTTAACCATTTTGCGATGAAAAGGGTTAATACAATTGAAAAAGCGATTGAAATGATTCCGAAACCAACTAATCCTAATCCTTGTTTGAATATAATGTCTATATTTAACTTTAATCCATATAGAATAATGGCAAGACGTAATAGTATTTTTGCTGAAAAAACAACCCCTGATTTAATTTTTTCAGGATAACCAAAAATTTGTCGATAAAAGATGGAAATGATAATGGCAGTTGCTAAGGGTCCAATGTAATTAAAACCCGGAATTTTAGCTACTTGAAAACTCAAAAGTGCAATGATGAAAGTAAACATGACTCCACCAGTCCAGTAAAAAAACGGTTTAACATTAATAGAGACTGACTTTTTCAAAACGTTTTCAATCATGAAAAAAACCTCTCTTTAAAATGAACTTTACAAAGCAGCAGATAAGAAAGTATAAAACTTTGACTCATCTATAAGAAATCGTTGATAAATATTTGTTAAATTCAGCATAAATCATTCCTTTGAATAAGAAAAATAAATCATAATTATATTTATAATAATGTTTTACTTATGATAAAATGGAATTAATAAAAAGAGAGGTAGTGGCTATTCATGGATCATCAGTTACTTGTTTTTACTACAGTAGTAGAGAAAAAGAATTTTTCTCGTGCAGCCGAAGAACTGCATATGACTCAACCTGCTGTTAGTCAATACATTCAAGCACTTGAGCAGCAGATTGGGACAAGGTTGTTAGAACGTAGCAATAAGTTTGTTCGATTAAATATGGCTGGAGAAATAGTATATCATCATGCGAAGGAAATATTGGGACATTATACAAGGATGCAATATTTAGTAGATGATTTAATGAATAAGGCAAGTGGAGATTTATTCATTGGTGCAAGTTATTCTTTTGGTGAATATGTATTACCTCAAATGATTTCAAATATGCTAGAGGAGTATCCACTTATCAAACCTTCGATTACGATAAGAAATTCAAAAAGAATTGTAAATTTACTTATCAAAAATGAATTAGAAGTTGGGATCGTAGAAGGCGAATTTAACCACCAAAATTTAAATATAGAACCCTTTGCAGAAGACTTAATGTATGTAACGGTGTCGGCAAATCATCCATTTTCAAGTCAGAAAAGCATAACGAAAGAAGAACTAGAATCAGAAACATGGATTATAAGAGAGGAGGGTTCTGGTACGAGAGAAGCAACAGATAAAATGTTTAGAACCTTACAATTAAACCCTCGAAATAAAATGGAGTTTGGAAGCACACAAATTATAAAGGAATCAGTAGAATCAGGAATTGGTATTTCTTTGCTTTCAAAATGGGCAATCCAAAGAGAGTTATCTTCGGGTACATTACATGTAGTAGAATTTGAAGGTTTACCTGTTCGAAGAAAGTTTTCTATTGTGACAAGAACCGTTCCTTTTCAAACAAAAGCGATGGAATTATTTTTGAAAATCGTACGTGAACAATATAATTAAATGTCTTAAAAGGGATATGATATACAGCATTGCCAAATTTTAAAAAAGACATATCTTAGAAAGTTTTATTGTTTTTTCAAAGTTAAATCTATTAACGTTTTTTCAAAGTCATCTCTATTCCATTTTTTGGACTTAATGTGATTAACGGTTCGATTTCAACCTTTGTAGGGTTATGAAGGTGAAATTTATATTGTTGGGCAATGGTGGATAATATTAGAGCAGCTTCCTGCAGAGCAAAGTGATTTCCAATGCATACTCTTGATCCACCTCCAAAAGGAAAATATGAAAATTTTGGGTTGTTTTTAATAATATCATCTAAAAATCTTTCTGGAATAAATTCATCTTCTCTATCGTAATAAAGTGGACTTCTATGTAATGCATATTGACTTAATAAGATTTCATCTCCCTTTTGGAAGGTATGATCCCCGATTGTTACCTCTTCTATGACTTTTCTTCGCAATTGGTATACTACTGGGTAAAATCTAAGAGATTCTTGTATGATTAGATCTGTATATTGCAGATTTTTGAGATCGTGAATCGTTGGGGGGCGACCAGCAAGAACCATATCGATTTCTTCATAAAATTTTTGTTCAACTTCTGGATGTTGAGAGACTAAAAACCATATCCAAGATAACATATTTGCGGTTGTACCATGTCCTGCAACAAAAATGGTCATCACTTGATCTTTAATTTCTTCATTTGTTAGTTGGTTATTATTTTCATCTCTAGCTTTTAATAAAAGAGATAATAAATCATGATAGTCATCTATATTTTCACTTTTCCGTTTTTCTATAATAGAGAATACAACTTGATTTAATAACTGTATGTTTTGACGGAAGTTCATAATTTCTTTTTCATCAACTGGTTTATTCCTTGTATTTTTCATAATGAATCTTGCAAAATTTTTTAAAGATGAGCGTAAATCACCTAATAGATTTTTATCCACTTTGGTTCCAAACATCGTGTCAGTAATGATGTTTAGGGTTACTTCGTTCATTTCTCGTGAGATATCCCTCTGTTGTCCATCCTCCCAATTTTTTAATAAAGAAAGGGTTTGTTTTACCATATGAGGGGCAAAGTTTTCAATGGATTGAAATTGAAACATAGGTTGCATTAATTTACGATCTTTCCGATGTTTATGATATTCACTAGTGACCAGCCCATCTCCTAGTAAGCTTTTTAATAGATTTGTCGTTGAACCTTTTTCAAAGTATTTTTGTTTTGTAACAAGTACTTCTTGAATATCCTCTGCATTAAATAAAATATAAAGCCCTTTGTTTGGTTCTGGAATATACACAACACGATCTTTCATATATTTTTGCTGAAGTGTTAGAACGCCTTTTAAATCATTTTGAAACAGCTTTGTTTCTTCAGAGCTAGCAATGGGTATTCCTGTTCTTACTTTCATTTATATTCCTCCTCAACATAAAAGAAGATTGCGATCTTACTTTTCAAAAAGTAAAATCTAGTATAACTATAATCCTGATTTTACCATATTAATGTTATGAAAAGAGTGGAAATGATATTTTTATACAAAAAATTACAAATATCATCCATTAAGTCGAGGGGGAATGTTCTTGAATATACTTTACTTTATGGGATTTTCATTCTTAACTGGCTTAAACTTATTTTTGGGACTAACCCTTGTTCCGCTGCTCTGTTAAGTAAAGTGTGGATTGCTTCATACCCTTTATCCCCTAGATTGGCACTGAATTCATTTACATATAAATTTATATGTGCTTTAGCAACTTCTGGAGACATCTCCTGTGCGTGTTTCATGACGTAATCTTTTGAAGCCTCTGGATGTTTCCATGCATATTGAACTGAGGCACGAATCCAAGAACTTATAGCTTCAAGATTCAGAGATTTATGGGCAATGATAGCTCCGAGTGGAATAGGTAGATCAGTGTCTGATTCCCACCAGTTTCCTAAATCGACCATCATGGTTAAACCATAGGAAGGATAAGTAAAACGTGCTTCATGAATCACTAAGCCAGCATCTATTTTTCCATCACGAACCGCGGGCATAATTTCATGAAATGGCATGACGATAATTTCACCTACTCCACCTTGTACGTGCCCGGCAGCCCACAGTCTAAATAATAAATATGCTGTTGATTTTTCACTAGGAACAGCTACACGTTTACCAGATAACGAAGCGGGATCTTCTGCACTTGCCTCATTGTTAGTAAGTAAAAGTGGTCCACACCCTCTTCCTAGTGCACCTCCACATGGCAAAAGTGCATACTCTGAAAGAGCCCATGGTAGAGCTGCATAGGATATTTTTAAAATATCAGGTTTATTATTTTTTGAAAAAACAATTTTGTTGGTAATGTCAATGTCTGCATAGGTGACATCCAGTTCAGGTGCATCCGGAATAAGGCCGTGTGCCCATGCATGAAAAATAAATGTATCATTTGGACAAGGTGAGAAATATATGTTCAACAGAACACCTCCTGTAGTACTGTACTTGTTTTAGTTAGCCCTTCAAATGCCTCTTTCATACGCCAGGCTTCTCTATCCCGTGGTCCAACTGGGTTAGAAATTGAACGTATTTCTAAAACGGGTATCCCAAATTCATGTGCCGCAGTTGCAACTCCAAAACCTTCCATTGCTTCAACCGCTGCTCCTTTTATTCGACTAGCTAGTTCTACTGCGGTTTCAGAAGTGCCTGTAACGGTTGATAGTGTTAGTATAGGACCAATATGAACCATCATTTTCGTTTTTCCAAGTGGTTCATATACCTTATTCAAGAGGGTAACATCCACATCCACACGAGCAGAACCAAAACCAAGTTCATCTAAACTGCAAAAACCTTCAGCTGTTTCAGCACCTAAATCAGCAGCAATGATTTCATTTGCAATTACGATTGAACCAACCTCAGCACGATCTGCAAATCCTCCACCAATTCCCATGCTAATCACTACATCATATTTAGATGTGCATAAGGCTTTGGTTGTATTGGCAGCCGCAGCTGCTAGACCAACACCAGCTGCAATTACATGAATATTGTCTGTATTATGAAGTCCTTTTAATATCGCTTCTTTTTCTGCTTCAACAGCAGTCACAATAAGAATTTGTTTATTATCCTCAATCATTGAATATCATCCTTATGTTTAATTACTTATCAGGTATGTTCAGAAAATGCTTTTGAATACCTTCTAATCATAAGCATACTTATTATTGGTTTGAAAATCTACCTTTGAGGAATCAGTATGATAAGAAAAAGCTAAATACTAGTATAGTACAATTGTTTATTGTTTTTATTTTTAATCATAATTCATAGTTTTATATATTTTGTGTGGTTTGAATGGAGAAAATATGGTATGATTAACATAAATTGGATATTTATGTTTAAATATTTCAAGGAGGTAGTTATGAACCTTTTTCATATGTTAGCTTCCTAAAATTAATTTAATATATAGAAAGAGGTGTCATTTTAATGAGTAAAAAAAATCTTGTCATGATATTCAGTACCATAGTAGTGTTAGTATTCATTATGTTATTATCTATTCAAAGCTTAAATATTAACGGAAATGAGCAGACACAAGAAGATAAATTAAAAGAAGAGAAAATAACAGACCTGAATATTCAAACTGAAAAAGAAAGTGAACAAACTACGAACATGGATAATGTGGAAATTCAAGTCAGCGAAAATAAAACTCAGCCAGCTTACTCTTATAGTGATGCCATTATTGAATCTGTGTTTGTAGAAACAACTGTGGATAGTGATAATGATGGTAATTTTGATCGGATTCATGCCAATATTATTAGACCAAAGGAGACAGAGGATGGTCTTAAGGTTCCAGTAATATATGAAATTACACCGTATATGTATGGATTAAATCCACTAACTTTTCACGAAGTCAACGTTGAGTTAAATGCTGTTGATGAGAATGGGAAAGCTAAGGGAAGACCTTTTAGTGGACCGGAGGAGTTAGATTTTCCAGGGACTTACGATGATTATTTCGTACCACATGGATATGCTGTAGTCATTGCTGAAGGTATTGGAACTGCCCTATCAGAAGGTTGTCCGACAATTGGTGATGAGAATGAAGTTCTCGCTGCCAGTTCGGTGATCGATTGGCTGAATGGTCGTGCCAAAGCTTTTTCTGAAGATGGACAGCTTGTATCTGCTGATTGGGCAACAGGCAATGTTGGGATGATCGGAATGTC
This genomic window from Chengkuizengella sediminis contains:
- a CDS encoding 2-hydroxyglutaryl-CoA dehydratase; amino-acid sequence: MRKSKKREVVKDSYQPDYYFQKELNRYQAEQEAELGLGQPKAQWFDPVPRQFFAKDKDSTTILFGGLTMIHDYLMEGALKGLGYHVKHMDCPDTESLRFGKEYGNRGQCNPTYFTVGNLIKYLTYLRDVEGKSKEQIVSQYLFITSGSCGPCRFGTYVTEYRKALRDAGFDGFRVLLFQQQSGLKQVTGQESALKLDSSFFLTFLKAVLIGDILNALGYRIRPYEVEEGSTNAALERCKEHLYKAFSERKQLMPALYRCRKELQAVKVDRTRVKPKVSIIGEFWAMTTEGEGNYQLQSFLESEGAEVEVQSVTAWILFLIWEGQYDTRKRMHLREADSESKGLKGKNPLKRLLILGLADRTVRGMFYTYARAIGLRGYHLPNMDEIAKVADSHYNNHLRGGEGHMEVGKLILNVKKRKVNMTISVKPFGCMPSSGVSDGVQSLITEIHPEAIFLPIETTGDGAINVYSRIQMMLFKAKQAAQKEFDEALVKKGFSVEHLQKNIYNRSPISEPLKVSKHSVACTSANIVYHL
- a CDS encoding M15 family metallopeptidase: MLKSRFFTYSAGAIISSSLLLTGCANTSIPSNANSPEGVVQEEVEQSNQTTSNVIKSDEIQNIFFSEEHITISPESNYLLVLYSLLTDQTEIQVFPEDIIYEIQPSNLAVIEDNGLLTLSNDAVTGNTFDVVATYEGFSTQLTITVKYNLEDTIIIGGSEIPQITNQESIAVLVNKQRSLKDEYVPTDLVQPNIPFSFAGESEKKWLREEAARALEQLFEKADQENIQLNGVSGYRSYLTQKSIFNWNVQEQGEEQARRYSAFPGTSEHQTGLAIDVSSPSVNNVLHESLGSTKEGQWLAKHAAEFGFIIRYPQDKEHITGYAYEPWHIRYVGKEIAAEIMGQNSTLEEYFNESTPVSTR
- a CDS encoding rhodanese-like domain-containing protein — translated: MDSSIIFSGIVLGLLFWFIYQQLPVKGLKTLNTTDFSEALNGNKSIILIDVREPHELKTGHIKDAVNIPLSQIRKRLDEIPEDKTVMLYCRSGFRSKKAARILKKKKMNMIHLRGGMMSWHGEIKHPR
- a CDS encoding VOC family protein is translated as MEKNILNTNVITQIGIMVKDIEKTSQVFANFFGVETPEAFWTDELDKARTEYKGSSTKARARLAFFNMGSLQLELIQPDENPSTWREFLDEKGEGVHHIAFEVKGLTEKIKIMESKNMPLVQKGEFDGGRYAYMDTNNDLKVILELLEID
- a CDS encoding putative sulfate exporter family transporter, whose product is MIENVLKKSVSINVKPFFYWTGGVMFTFIIALLSFQVAKIPGFNYIGPLATAIIISIFYRQIFGYPEKIKSGVVFSAKILLRLAIILYGLKLNIDIIFKQGLGLVGFGIISIAFSIVLTLFIAKWLKTDINLSLLVGVGTGVCGAAAIAAVSPILNSKEEDTAISIGIIALVGTIFSIIYALLLPVLPLTPDQFGIWAGISLHELANVATAAAPAGEDVLAIALLAKLGRVFLLVPLCFILIYWKKKKQSVEESEDTKIHFPWFLVGFIAMSLVGSYVIGHIILIPNEVLSNISIFTTFLLTMAMAGLGLNVNLKALRSKAMRPFIAMVITSVLLSILTFFIV
- a CDS encoding LysR family transcriptional regulator translates to MDHQLLVFTTVVEKKNFSRAAEELHMTQPAVSQYIQALEQQIGTRLLERSNKFVRLNMAGEIVYHHAKEILGHYTRMQYLVDDLMNKASGDLFIGASYSFGEYVLPQMISNMLEEYPLIKPSITIRNSKRIVNLLIKNELEVGIVEGEFNHQNLNIEPFAEDLMYVTVSANHPFSSQKSITKEELESETWIIREEGSGTREATDKMFRTLQLNPRNKMEFGSTQIIKESVESGIGISLLSKWAIQRELSSGTLHVVEFEGLPVRRKFSIVTRTVPFQTKAMELFLKIVREQYN
- a CDS encoding cytochrome P450, whose amino-acid sequence is MKVRTGIPIASSEETKLFQNDLKGVLTLQQKYMKDRVVYIPEPNKGLYILFNAEDIQEVLVTKQKYFEKGSTTNLLKSLLGDGLVTSEYHKHRKDRKLMQPMFQFQSIENFAPHMVKQTLSLLKNWEDGQQRDISREMNEVTLNIITDTMFGTKVDKNLLGDLRSSLKNFARFIMKNTRNKPVDEKEIMNFRQNIQLLNQVVFSIIEKRKSENIDDYHDLLSLLLKARDENNNQLTNEEIKDQVMTIFVAGHGTTANMLSWIWFLVSQHPEVEQKFYEEIDMVLAGRPPTIHDLKNLQYTDLIIQESLRFYPVVYQLRRKVIEEVTIGDHTFQKGDEILLSQYALHRSPLYYDREDEFIPERFLDDIIKNNPKFSYFPFGGGSRVCIGNHFALQEAALILSTIAQQYKFHLHNPTKVEIEPLITLSPKNGIEMTLKKR
- a CDS encoding 1,4-dihydroxy-6-naphthoate synthase, which translates into the protein MNIYFSPCPNDTFIFHAWAHGLIPDAPELDVTYADIDITNKIVFSKNNKPDILKISYAALPWALSEYALLPCGGALGRGCGPLLLTNNEASAEDPASLSGKRVAVPSEKSTAYLLFRLWAAGHVQGGVGEIIVMPFHEIMPAVRDGKIDAGLVIHEARFTYPSYGLTMMVDLGNWWESDTDLPIPLGAIIAHKSLNLEAISSWIRASVQYAWKHPEASKDYVMKHAQEMSPEVAKAHINLYVNEFSANLGDKGYEAIHTLLNRAAEQGLVPKISLSQLRMKIP
- a CDS encoding futalosine hydrolase, coding for MIEDNKQILIVTAVEAEKEAILKGLHNTDNIHVIAAGVGLAAAAANTTKALCTSKYDVVISMGIGGGFADRAEVGSIVIANEIIAADLGAETAEGFCSLDELGFGSARVDVDVTLLNKVYEPLGKTKMMVHIGPILTLSTVTGTSETAVELASRIKGAAVEAMEGFGVATAAHEFGIPVLEIRSISNPVGPRDREAWRMKEAFEGLTKTSTVLQEVFC